AAGAAGATGCCAAAAAAGCTTTATTAGCGGCGGCAAACAATCAACCAGGGATGAAAGTCGGCAAAGAGACTGAGCCACACGTAAGTGAAGTTAAATTAAGCTACAATGCTCTCGAGACGGTACCACAGGTTGCCGCATGTTTGGAATTGTCTGAAAGTGATAAATTTGGTCGGTACGTCGTAACCAATCGAAACTTAAATGCTGGAGACGTGGTGATAATAGAACGGCCGTTTTGTCGCCTACTTCGTGACGTGTATCGATGCATTCGGTGTGATTTTTGCCTTAAGGAAAGCTTATTTACGCTCCTACCATGTGAAAGCTGTACCGTGTCCATGTACTGTACGACCGAATGTATGGACAAGGCGTACAAACAGTATCATCGTATAGAATGTCCGATTATACGTGATATGTGGCGTATTTTTACAAAGCTTCCCGTTTTATCCATGCGTGTCGTGACCACGGCGATCAATTCGTTTGACTACAATCTACAAGCAATGAGGGAGCACCTTGCTGAACTAAACGAAAAGAAGGTAAACGCATTTACCATGGACTGGACAAAAGCAACTCCGAGGGATATTTACAACACGGTACACGTGTTGGAAACGAACGCAAATGTTCGAGATTCGAAAGATCGTATGGTACGAGTCTTTTTCACAACCATCATTCACAAACTCTTGGTCGAACGTACCGAGCTGGGCAAAATTTGTGGGTTAGATTTCGGTCTCTCAGAGTTGCTGGATGATCTGCTTCTGCGCCACCTTCAAACGTCTCCCGTAAATATGCATTCGTTGCATTATATGGAGTACCTGCCGGCTCAACAGTTGTACGAGATCGAAAACCATGCTTCCGCATGCTTTCCATTGCTAAGCATGCTGAACCATTCCTGTGCACCTAACGTGACCCGTGTCACTTTAATTGATGGACGATGCGCCGTTATGGTCAATCGTCCCATTCCAAAAGGTGGTCAGCTTTACGATAATTATGGGTAAGCATGGAGAGCGGTACATACCATCTTCCCAGATAGTTATTAGAATAACTTCTCCTTTTCGTTTCAGCATGCATCACAGCGTGATGTCCCGCAAGGAAAGAAAATACGCTTTGGCAAAGCAATACAGATTCACCTGCAAGTGTGAAGCGTGCATCAACGACTATCCTCTATATCCTGATCTTCCTAGCATCGATACTACTCAGCACGGTATGATAGACACCGAAGCCATACATGCGGAATTGGTGCTCCATAACGTGGAGCAGGCGAAGGAACTGTTGCCGAAGTTGCGTCGCTACTTAAACGATATTGGTCATCAATATCCCGGTAAGGAGATATGCTCTTGCCAGGAGCTTTTTTTGCgtagttttcaaattttgcatAATCCTACATCGGAGAGTGCACAGTACTGGAAATATTGTAACCCCTAGTCAATCGAGTTTCATGATAAAGTATGTTATTGAGTAGTTAATACTATCCTTCCCTTGAAAGTTATACTACTATTGCTCATTATTACTTTTTCAtcaatattattatatatttcgATATACTGGATTTAAAAAGACTTTAAATACTTAGCGACGAATCTCCTAAAAGACTGTTTGTTATGGTGAATTAAGATTCTAGACATTGTTGCACGTTCAACCATTTGATGGTCATTCATTTCGTAGGCGGTAATATAAGTATTAGACAGGCTTTATTGCCACCGTAATGAACTCTTAACTTAATCACCGTTACTTAACGATCACATACTAGCTAAAATAGAAACTTGACATATATTAACATAGATATCAAATACATGCAGTCCATTTTCAATAAAGGAGATTTCATTTTCTTGAAAAACGAATTCATTCATGAGTCGTATCGCTGAAGCTATATTGTTCTAGTTTCAGACACTTATTCAGTTAGTATATCTAATAATTAAAGATTTGCATTTGTAGAGCACTTTCGAATCAGTGTGTGATATATCACGAACCTCATGCATTGCTTCTTATCTGTTAAATTCTCGTGATTTCATGTACCGGCAGTcgccgagatacgcggttcctcttaaaCGCGAATTCgcagatacgcggtttttgaaaattcgaCAGATGAGCTACAAGCACAAATATGAGCacatagcacaaaatctaagaaaaaagttgaaaaattgtttttaaaatcatCAGTCATCTAAAACACTTCTTTCtagcttattttaatgtaatctatCTGTAATCTTTGGGCATGTGGAATCACTCGTAGCCCAATTTAACCCAGTCATGCTAAATATGTCGTTAAGATCATAGAGACGATGACTGTGAAGGGTAGGCTGCCGGGAACATTTAACAGCAACCGTTACTCAATAATTAAGCCGAACAAGTCAACACCATCTTCTTTTCAATTCAATGATTTGCTAAACGagacaattatttttttgtaaaattaaatttatgatgGCAACGTGACAATTATATGCCCGGACAAAACTACATCTTGAATATGATCTGTAATATGATAAAGTTTGACCGACTACTGGCCCCTGCCATATATGTGAACGACGAACAAGCGAGTAAAGCTTGAACATTCATGCGCACGGTAAGAACAGATCAAAACGGAGAGACGAAAGAGTCGTAAAAGTACACAGACAATGCAGGCTGTGACGAATTGTGTGCATCGCGAGTCAATCTTGAGCGTCTGGTGTTCAATATCATTTTTACCTTTGCATTTTGCACACGATGATTACAGATCAATGCTTTCCGAGAtgtgttggaatgtttttGCGCAAGTTCGACGAACTTTAGACCCAGTTCGACCTACCTTAAGAGATGTACGAGTTTAGTGATAGTTTGACACGGTTCAGAAATGCCAAATCTCCTTTGGGTTCAGGCGGTTTGATTCTGCGAAAGCAGATGGCTTTTATTTAGAAACGGAGTAGGATCGGAATCCTTTTCATAGTTCTACAGGTTCTTCTACACCTACCAGCAGAGCGGTATCATGTACCGCGGTAACAAGCTTGAGTACACGGGATAGCCCTAACTTCTTGGTCTGATGGTAGGACATAACCAAACAAATTAACTGTGCTATCTGCGATGCCGGAGTGGGATGAAAGATTTGGCATTAGAAGACATTAGCCTACATTGCCAAAGTGAAGTTTGAGCCACCTACGTGAGCGTAGGGCTAGCTACCCGACCTTAAATATTTTATCGACTACGGAACGAAGACAACTTCCTAAAGGATTTCATGGAATTAAAGCTCCAACATAACCGTAGACCTGAAATAATTGGATGACACCCTAGCAAAATTGCAAATTTATCTTATAGTTTTACAATTACAATTTTCATCCCTACACaagtaaaagaagaaaatagaaacaaacagaaataGGAAATATAAGAGACACAAATGACGTCTTCGACCAGTAGAGAGCAGGAAGCAGAATGGCATGAATAGgaggaatgaaaattaatacaCAAGGAAAGTGGGGACGGTATTAGTTAAAACGCACATACAACGTCACATATTCACTTTTCAAGCAGAcatattttcccttttgtaATTGTTTGCCAACAACTAtattcatttttcaaacatttcatAATTTGCTTTAATTAGATGCGGGGATGTTGAAACCACGTACCAAGGAAGTCTTTTCCCCGAACTAGGCCTTCCAAGTGCTAGTCTTAGCGATCTTCATTGATCAGTGTGCCCCATGAACCTGAAAAAGAGTTGAAAGAGCTCCAAGGATTGTGACATGGAGGCTGGTATATTCGGTAAGCTCTTCGTAATAATTTCAATCCGCTCTTCACGGTGCACTGATGACCTCATCTTGGTACTTAGTTTGGGATTTTGCAGAGATTGAAGTATTATTGTCTGTTATGCCTAATGATCGTCATGGAAACATCGATACTATTATAAAACTGTGACCGACTACTGGCTTCGCATCGTGGCTTGCGAACACGGCCTCAAGCGCGCCGAAGAAGGGATGGAAACAGAGAGATGAAGGGTCGTAAAAGTGTGCAGACGATACCGGCGGTGTCGGATTTATGTGCGTCGCGATTGTCGGCCCCATGATTGCCTGACGTTCATAATGATTGCAGATCAATGGACGGGATAGTCTTTGTGCGGGCTCGCACCATTTTATGACCATGCTCGACATCCAGAAGTTGCACGTGTGAAGTACCGGCCTGAGACGGTCCAGGATTGCGAAAGATCCCGTGCCCTCGAGCGCTGCCTGACGTCACAGACTCCCGTGAAATGATGGTAGCCGCTCTTTTGCATTTACAATCATTGTAGTGCTGTTGAGTTCGCTCAGTGTTGGAACATTCTGAGCGTAAATCCACGTAAATGTCGTTTGGTACATCCAACACATGTTCATAAGCCCTCATAGACAATGATGGGCGACGAGGCGCTTCTACCAAAGCACAAATACAAATCAGCGAATGGTGGAATGCTCTTAAAATGAACATTATGAACAAAGCCAAAGCCACGGTCGATAAAGAATATTTGCAAATACGCTTGGTGATTTGCAATGATTATTGGTGTCAGCTAGGATTCTAGTGAGGTGGAAAGCTTTATGAAAGTCCCATCATCGTCCAGTACCATCGAATCCATCTACTATTGTTGAACTTGTAGTGATCCGGGTAGCCAATCCCATCCCTATCACTACTTCTactacaccaccaccaacacaaaGAACAAGCAGTGACAGCAGGTGCGATAGGAGCGCGTCAGATCACAACAAAC
The Anopheles moucheti chromosome 2, idAnoMoucSN_F20_07, whole genome shotgun sequence genome window above contains:
- the LOC128299101 gene encoding SET and MYND domain-containing protein 4, producing MGDSLEEKFGAWELFEELWQKEMTDETVNMLDQIDAFIKDCPFHDRLDLRADVKDNVKAQSLRTRGNALFHPKVKRYIEALKCYNESIAFSEKGTEDRAIAYANRSMICYEMHRYEECLENIRLARDSNYPERLANKLVKREEDAKKALLAAANNQPGMKVGKETEPHVSEVKLSYNALETVPQVAACLELSESDKFGRYVVTNRNLNAGDVVIIERPFCRLLRDVYRCIRCDFCLKESLFTLLPCESCTVSMYCTTECMDKAYKQYHRIECPIIRDMWRIFTKLPVLSMRVVTTAINSFDYNLQAMREHLAELNEKKVNAFTMDWTKATPRDIYNTVHVLETNANVRDSKDRMVRVFFTTIIHKLLVERTELGKICGLDFGLSELLDDLLLRHLQTSPVNMHSLHYMEYLPAQQLYEIENHASACFPLLSMLNHSCAPNVTRVTLIDGRCAVMVNRPIPKGGQLYDNYGMHHSVMSRKERKYALAKQYRFTCKCEACINDYPLYPDLPSIDTTQHGMIDTEAIHAELVLHNVEQAKELLPKLRRYLNDIGHQYPVSGSHSVTDTFLSVLAGCVKQGLLHYYQLTKYKGRSQGSFTPSVAGYVLLQQGSCDTIGHDSTDLFS